A section of the Metabacillus endolithicus genome encodes:
- the menB gene encoding 1,4-dihydroxy-2-naphthoyl-CoA synthase: MAIEWVTQREYEEIIYQTYNGIAKISINRPHVHNAFTPKTVTELIDAFARARDDENVGVIILTGEGGKAFCSGGDQKVRGHGGYVGDDQIPRLNVLDLQRLIRVIPKPVIAMVAGYAIGGGHVLHIVCDLTIAADNAVFGQTGPKVGSFDAGYGSGYLARIVGHKKAREIWYLCRQYGAQEALDMGLVNTVVPLDQLEEETVKWCEEILEKSPTAIRFLKAAFNADTDGLAGIQQFAGDATLLYYTTDEAKEGRDAFKEKRTPDFKQFPRFP; this comes from the coding sequence ATGGCAATTGAATGGGTTACACAGCGTGAGTATGAAGAAATCATTTATCAAACATATAATGGAATAGCGAAGATTTCAATTAACCGTCCACATGTACATAATGCATTTACACCGAAAACGGTGACAGAGTTAATTGATGCATTTGCTCGTGCTCGAGATGATGAAAATGTAGGTGTCATTATTTTAACAGGTGAAGGTGGAAAAGCCTTCTGTTCAGGTGGAGACCAAAAAGTGCGTGGCCATGGTGGTTATGTAGGTGATGATCAAATTCCCCGCTTAAACGTACTTGATTTACAACGATTAATTCGTGTCATTCCAAAGCCTGTTATCGCGATGGTTGCAGGGTATGCAATTGGTGGAGGACATGTATTACATATCGTATGTGATTTAACAATTGCTGCGGATAACGCTGTATTTGGACAAACTGGTCCTAAAGTGGGAAGCTTTGATGCAGGGTATGGCTCAGGCTATCTAGCTCGCATAGTAGGACATAAAAAAGCACGTGAAATCTGGTATCTATGCAGACAATATGGCGCACAAGAAGCTTTAGATATGGGCTTAGTCAATACAGTTGTTCCGTTAGATCAGTTAGAAGAAGAAACGGTAAAATGGTGTGAGGAAATATTAGAAAAAAGTCCAACAGCTATTCGTTTCTTAAAAGCAGCATTTAATGCGGATACAGATGGACTTGCAGGAATTCAGCAATTTGCTGGGGATGCAACATTGCTTTATTATACAACGGATGAAGCAAAAGAAGGCCGCGATGCATTCAAAGAAAAACGTACTCCGGACTTCAAACAATTCCCTCGTTTCCCTTAA
- a CDS encoding o-succinylbenzoate--CoA ligase, producing the protein MNETFPNWLKQRANLTPNRLAVKAENEELTFDELYKRVQNRVKQLISHGVKRDDHIGVLMKNSVDMIEVIHALFSVGAIAVLLNHRLTNQELAFQLSDAEAVSVICHEELAGKLGEKVNVIVVDHLKEIESPVYIEEIEEFKADQVATIMYTSGTTGYPKGVLQTFGNHWSSAIGSALNLGIVQEDRWLLAVPLFHISGLSILFRSVIYGIGIVLFERFDAKKMNRAILEDGVTIVSVVTTMLNQMLVDLGHNKYPESFRCMLAGGGPVPKDLLEKSLTKQIPVFQTYGMTETSSQIVTLSPEYSMKKVGSAGKPLFLCQMKIMQNGRECSPFEEGEIFVKGPTITKGYWKREEATKNGFTNGWFHTGDQGYIDNHGFLYVLDRRSDLIISGGENVYPAEIENVLLSYPAVQDAGVVGIEDKKWGQVPYAFLVTTEKIDREDLLAYCQERLAKYKVPHHITFLEELPRNASNKLLRKDLRKYLEKGMSK; encoded by the coding sequence ATGAACGAGACATTCCCTAATTGGTTAAAGCAACGAGCAAATCTTACGCCAAATCGTTTGGCTGTTAAAGCAGAAAATGAAGAATTGACGTTTGACGAGCTTTATAAACGTGTTCAAAATAGAGTAAAACAATTAATCTCTCATGGGGTAAAAAGAGATGATCATATAGGGGTGCTCATGAAAAACAGCGTAGATATGATTGAAGTGATTCATGCGCTCTTCTCTGTCGGTGCTATAGCTGTATTATTAAATCATCGCTTAACAAATCAAGAGCTAGCTTTTCAACTATCAGATGCTGAAGCTGTTTCTGTTATTTGTCATGAAGAATTAGCGGGAAAACTAGGTGAAAAGGTAAATGTAATTGTTGTTGACCACCTCAAAGAAATAGAAAGTCCTGTTTACATAGAAGAAATTGAGGAGTTCAAGGCAGATCAAGTGGCAACCATCATGTATACATCTGGAACAACAGGATATCCAAAAGGTGTACTACAAACGTTTGGAAATCATTGGTCAAGTGCAATCGGCTCTGCATTAAATCTGGGAATAGTACAAGAAGATCGTTGGTTATTAGCTGTTCCGTTATTTCATATTAGCGGATTATCGATCTTGTTTCGAAGTGTTATTTATGGAATTGGTATTGTCTTATTTGAGAGATTTGATGCTAAAAAAATGAATCGTGCCATCTTGGAGGATGGGGTAACCATTGTGTCAGTTGTCACAACGATGTTAAATCAAATGCTTGTTGACCTTGGCCATAACAAATACCCGGAGAGCTTTCGATGTATGCTTGCAGGAGGAGGTCCAGTTCCAAAAGACTTGCTTGAAAAAAGCCTCACAAAACAAATCCCCGTTTTTCAAACGTATGGAATGACCGAAACATCTTCACAAATTGTTACCTTATCTCCTGAATATAGCATGAAAAAGGTAGGATCAGCAGGTAAACCATTATTTTTATGTCAAATGAAAATCATGCAAAATGGAAGAGAATGTTCTCCATTCGAAGAGGGCGAGATTTTCGTTAAAGGACCAACTATTACAAAGGGTTATTGGAAGCGGGAGGAAGCGACAAAAAACGGATTTACAAATGGTTGGTTTCACACAGGTGATCAAGGTTATATCGATAATCATGGATTTTTATATGTATTAGACAGACGATCAGATTTAATTATTTCCGGTGGAGAAAATGTATACCCAGCAGAAATTGAAAATGTCTTACTCTCATACCCAGCTGTCCAGGATGCGGGTGTTGTTGGTATAGAAGATAAGAAATGGGGACAGGTCCCTTATGCTTTTCTTGTTACAACTGAAAAGATTGATCGTGAAGATCTTCTTGCATACTGTCAAGAACGATTGGCAAAATACAAAGTTCCTCATCATATAACATTTTTAGAAGAGCTTCCAAGAAATGCATCGAATAAGCTTTTGAGAAAAGACCTTAGAAAATATCTAGAAAAAGGAATGTCTAAATGA
- a CDS encoding cytochrome d ubiquinol oxidase subunit II → MTADSLLAITVLWGFVFIYAVMATMDFGAGFWSMVYFNKEKTNATNIANRYLSPTWEVTNVFIVAIVIALVSFFPGATFILGTVLLLPGSFILILLALRSGFLVFSHVAKDYEKGLTYVSGISGFIIPALLMLVLPITHGGYIDVVNGVHQLNFGALFTSPNIYAFIGFAVSSTLFLSSLLLADYSNVADELEAYRVYRRDALILGPISLVTAFFIMLTLRAEANWLYTNMLDYLPFLIGSVLSFVVAGAALFLPSAKHKQRIGRPRLAVVAVTIQYLLASYAYGRAHLPYMIYPDVTIESGFTHPNTFRALFITYIVGFLILFPGFVYFWKLFMKDKRYLKQNES, encoded by the coding sequence ATGACTGCAGATTCATTACTCGCAATCACAGTATTATGGGGGTTCGTGTTTATTTATGCTGTTATGGCTACAATGGATTTTGGAGCAGGCTTCTGGTCCATGGTTTATTTTAATAAAGAAAAAACTAATGCAACAAACATCGCGAACCGTTATCTCTCTCCTACATGGGAAGTAACAAATGTATTCATTGTGGCCATTGTTATCGCCCTAGTTAGCTTCTTCCCAGGAGCAACATTTATCTTGGGGACAGTCTTGCTCCTTCCAGGAAGTTTCATCTTAATTTTATTAGCTTTACGAAGTGGATTTTTAGTGTTTTCACATGTTGCAAAGGACTATGAAAAAGGTTTAACATATGTTTCCGGAATTTCAGGATTTATTATTCCAGCGTTACTTATGCTTGTGTTGCCGATTACACATGGTGGCTATATTGATGTTGTAAATGGTGTACATCAGCTTAACTTCGGTGCTTTATTTACAAGTCCAAACATCTACGCCTTCATTGGCTTTGCTGTTAGCAGTACACTGTTTTTATCATCACTGCTGCTTGCAGACTATTCAAATGTTGCGGATGAACTCGAAGCGTATCGTGTTTATCGACGTGATGCCTTAATTCTTGGTCCCATTTCTTTAGTTACAGCATTTTTCATTATGCTAACCTTAAGGGCTGAAGCAAATTGGCTTTATACAAACATGCTTGATTACCTCCCCTTTTTAATTGGCTCAGTTCTTTCATTTGTTGTTGCTGGTGCTGCTTTATTTCTCCCATCAGCAAAGCATAAGCAACGAATTGGAAGACCGAGATTAGCGGTAGTAGCTGTAACCATTCAATATTTATTAGCAAGTTATGCATATGGACGAGCTCATCTTCCATACATGATTTATCCTGACGTAACAATTGAATCTGGTTTTACACATCCCAACACTTTCCGAGCGTTATTTATCACATACATTGTCGGGTTCCTTATTCTCTTCCCAGGATTTGTTTACTTTTGGAAACTCTTTATGAAAGATAAGCGCTATTTAAAACAAAATGAATCTTAA
- a CDS encoding metal ABC transporter permease yields MTYDAWIIITGSLVGITCAMIGCFLVLRKMAMLADAISHTVLLGIVGGYLVSRSLDGPSLLIGAVIVGLLTALLVQVLSGKGVQGDAAIGIVFTSLFAVGVILLSVFAGNIHLDVDHALMGEITFIPWDTVEWNGMELGPKAVWLLGFVFIVNLLIIIFFYKEFKISSFDPEMAVAIGIPVLFIHYLQMGMLSITTVASFDSVGAILVVAMLIVPASTAYLLTDKLLNMLFISAGIGVFSAISGYYMATVLNVSIAGAMATSTGVLFALAFLFSPKHGLLAKKRAQKKLSKATAKTATTNPGL; encoded by the coding sequence ATGACTTATGATGCTTGGATTATCATAACAGGATCATTAGTAGGCATTACATGTGCAATGATTGGCTGTTTCCTCGTTTTAAGAAAAATGGCGATGCTAGCAGATGCGATCTCACATACTGTTTTATTAGGAATAGTCGGTGGATATTTAGTTAGTCGTAGTCTAGATGGTCCATCTCTTTTAATTGGTGCAGTTATTGTAGGGTTATTAACAGCCTTACTTGTTCAGGTGTTGAGTGGTAAGGGTGTTCAAGGTGATGCTGCGATTGGGATTGTGTTTACATCTCTTTTTGCTGTCGGAGTTATTCTTCTTTCTGTTTTTGCAGGAAATATCCATTTAGATGTGGATCACGCCTTAATGGGGGAAATCACATTTATCCCGTGGGATACAGTCGAGTGGAATGGGATGGAGCTGGGTCCAAAAGCAGTTTGGCTTTTAGGTTTTGTGTTCATTGTAAACTTACTAATCATTATCTTCTTTTATAAAGAATTTAAGATTAGCTCATTCGATCCTGAGATGGCTGTAGCAATTGGAATTCCCGTCTTATTTATTCATTACTTACAGATGGGGATGCTCTCAATTACTACTGTTGCCTCATTCGATAGTGTTGGTGCCATTTTAGTTGTGGCAATGCTCATTGTCCCTGCATCTACAGCCTATTTACTAACAGATAAACTACTAAATATGCTTTTTATTAGTGCTGGAATAGGTGTTTTCTCTGCGATAAGTGGATATTACATGGCAACCGTATTAAATGTGTCGATTGCAGGTGCTATGGCAACGTCAACTGGTGTTCTTTTCGCCCTTGCGTTTTTGTTTTCACCAAAGCATGGATTACTTGCAAAAAAACGAGCACAAAAAAAGCTATCAAAAGCTACTGCTAAAACTGCAACAACAAATCCCGGCCTCTAA
- the menH gene encoding 2-succinyl-6-hydroxy-2,4-cyclohexadiene-1-carboxylate synthase: protein MKIRGIDYNVEVVSKGEPLVLLHGFTGCIANWNHILAEFPQHQLVLIDIIGHGRTESPSDPSRYEMNEVVKDIVEILDTLSINRANILGYSMGGRLALSVAATFPERVKTLILESSSPGLNYLEERNNRKRSDEKLAKEILSHGVERFVQRWEKIPLFSTQDQLSLDTKQKLRALRLQNNPVGLANSLIGMGTGSQPSWWEQLSTIEIPVLLLCGEWDLKFCDIAKNMHKYLPTSYLKEINHAGHTIHVEQPRIFGKIVSEFLSQNN from the coding sequence ATGAAAATAAGAGGTATTGATTATAACGTTGAAGTCGTTTCAAAGGGTGAGCCACTTGTTTTATTACATGGTTTTACTGGATGTATTGCCAATTGGAACCATATATTAGCGGAATTTCCACAGCATCAACTTGTTTTAATTGACATTATTGGACATGGTAGAACAGAATCTCCTTCAGATCCTTCAAGGTATGAAATGAATGAGGTTGTTAAAGATATTGTTGAAATATTAGATACTTTATCAATCAATCGTGCAAATATTTTGGGATATTCTATGGGAGGTAGATTAGCTTTATCTGTTGCAGCAACATTTCCTGAACGTGTAAAAACACTGATTCTTGAGAGTAGCTCACCCGGCTTAAATTACCTGGAGGAACGAAACAATCGAAAAAGATCCGATGAAAAGCTTGCAAAAGAAATTTTGAGTCATGGGGTAGAAAGATTTGTTCAACGATGGGAGAAAATTCCCTTATTCTCAACCCAAGACCAATTGTCACTGGACACAAAACAAAAGCTTAGAGCACTTAGGCTACAAAATAATCCTGTAGGACTTGCTAACAGTTTGATTGGAATGGGGACAGGATCTCAACCATCCTGGTGGGAGCAGCTTTCAACTATAGAGATCCCTGTGTTATTGTTGTGTGGTGAATGGGATTTAAAGTTTTGTGATATAGCTAAAAATATGCACAAATACCTTCCTACTAGCTACTTAAAGGAAATAAATCATGCAGGACATACAATTCATGTAGAACAACCACGAATTTTTGGTAAAATAGTAAGTGAGTTTTTATCTCAAAATAATTAG
- the menC gene encoding o-succinylbenzoate synthase — protein sequence MIKVEKVTLYHITQRLKVPFTSSIGHVTDRDSILVEVIDSDGVSGWGEVVAFSTPWYTEETISTCFHLLKDILIPLVISETFEHPDELQEIFKRIKRNQMAKASLEGAIWDLYAKKKNVSLSTALGGVRNEIECGVVIGISSFSNMIEQITRYHEEGYKRFKIKISPEQDMKIVEEIRKRFPDLPLMADANSSYTLNDVERLKELDQFGLMMIEQPLAADDIVDHAKLQENLSTPICLDESIITSEDARKAIELGSCQVINIKPGRVGGLTESKKIHDLCLEHSIPVWCGGMLETSISRAHNIALASLANFTIPGDISSSSRYWEKDIVDPEIRSVSGKISVPNEIGIGYKVKKDLLKSIASSVTVLK from the coding sequence ATGATAAAAGTTGAAAAAGTCACATTGTATCATATAACTCAGCGGTTGAAAGTCCCGTTTACATCAAGTATTGGACATGTTACGGATCGAGATAGTATTTTAGTTGAAGTTATTGATTCTGATGGAGTAAGTGGATGGGGAGAGGTTGTGGCATTCTCAACCCCTTGGTATACAGAAGAAACGATTTCAACCTGCTTTCATCTTCTTAAAGACATTCTTATCCCACTAGTCATTTCTGAGACTTTTGAACACCCAGATGAACTGCAGGAGATTTTTAAAAGAATAAAGCGAAATCAAATGGCAAAAGCATCTCTAGAGGGTGCAATATGGGATTTATATGCTAAGAAGAAAAATGTATCCTTATCAACGGCATTAGGTGGCGTAAGAAATGAAATTGAGTGCGGTGTTGTTATCGGGATATCTTCCTTTTCAAATATGATTGAACAGATTACTCGATATCATGAGGAAGGATATAAACGATTTAAAATAAAGATTTCACCAGAACAGGATATGAAAATAGTTGAGGAAATACGCAAAAGGTTTCCTGATTTACCTTTAATGGCAGATGCAAATTCATCTTATACACTGAATGATGTTGAAAGATTAAAAGAACTAGATCAATTTGGGTTAATGATGATTGAACAACCACTCGCAGCAGACGACATTGTTGATCATGCAAAGCTTCAAGAGAACCTATCAACTCCTATTTGCTTAGATGAAAGTATTATAACTAGTGAAGATGCCAGAAAAGCGATTGAATTGGGAAGTTGCCAAGTTATTAATATTAAACCTGGGCGAGTAGGCGGGTTAACTGAATCAAAGAAAATACATGATTTATGTCTTGAGCATTCAATACCAGTCTGGTGTGGTGGGATGCTTGAAACAAGTATTTCACGAGCGCATAATATTGCTTTAGCATCACTAGCAAACTTTACAATTCCGGGAGATATCTCATCATCTTCAAGATATTGGGAGAAGGATATCGTTGATCCGGAAATAAGAAGTGTTTCAGGGAAAATTAGTGTACCAAATGAAATTGGGATAGGGTATAAGGTTAAGAAAGATCTGTTAAAATCAATAGCTTCATCAGTCACAGTTTTAAAATAA
- a CDS encoding metal ABC transporter permease, whose protein sequence is MFEELLLQLQNPNTQWVLIGTMLLGIASGVVGSFTLLRKQSLIGDAMAHSALPGVCIAYLLYGSKSLLWFLIGAVIAGLISSFFIQVIINHSRIKEDSALGIIISVFFGFGIVLLTYIQHNGAGNQSGLDDFIFGQAASMVAADVQLITIIAIILLAITVIFYKEFKLLTFDPQFAKGIGIPAKFFNGLLLLLIVCSVVIGLQTVGVVLMAAMLITPAISARYWTEKLSSMIIISGFIGGISGVFGTLLSTIMEGMATGPLIIIAATILFIISLIFAPKRGLLAKAIKQLHLRKRTAVEQIFLSFYDVAEGGNLREISEDEVLLKRKVTPSLFQHAKNVLEKKEYIKPSSNGKWMLTEKGIEAGYELVLQQRLYEMYLMHEMEFAHLELKTRDDLNLNAISKETKDQLLKLLRIHDRAPLLIPKSTSLGDRRVMVNDL, encoded by the coding sequence ATGTTTGAAGAACTATTGTTACAACTTCAAAATCCAAATACCCAATGGGTTTTAATTGGCACAATGCTCCTGGGAATTGCTAGTGGAGTTGTCGGAAGCTTTACATTATTAAGAAAGCAAAGCTTAATAGGTGATGCGATGGCTCATTCGGCTTTACCTGGAGTATGTATTGCCTATTTACTATATGGTTCAAAATCGCTTCTTTGGTTTTTAATTGGAGCTGTAATTGCAGGCTTAATTTCATCTTTTTTTATTCAAGTGATTATTAATCATTCCAGAATAAAAGAGGATTCAGCACTAGGCATTATCATTTCTGTGTTTTTTGGATTCGGAATTGTTCTTTTAACTTATATCCAACACAATGGTGCTGGAAATCAGAGTGGTTTAGATGACTTTATTTTCGGGCAGGCAGCTTCAATGGTTGCAGCAGATGTACAGTTAATTACCATCATAGCAATCATTTTGCTAGCGATAACGGTGATCTTTTATAAAGAGTTCAAATTACTAACGTTTGATCCTCAGTTTGCAAAAGGAATTGGAATTCCAGCGAAATTCTTTAATGGGCTGTTGCTTTTACTCATTGTTTGTTCAGTTGTAATAGGCTTACAAACAGTGGGTGTTGTGTTGATGGCAGCTATGCTCATTACTCCTGCGATTAGCGCAAGATATTGGACAGAGAAATTAAGTTCAATGATCATTATTTCAGGATTTATCGGCGGCATTTCTGGAGTATTTGGAACACTATTAAGTACGATTATGGAAGGGATGGCAACCGGCCCACTTATTATTATTGCTGCAACAATTCTGTTTATCATTTCACTTATTTTTGCTCCAAAAAGAGGCTTGCTTGCAAAGGCAATAAAACAACTACATTTAAGAAAACGAACGGCAGTAGAGCAAATTTTCTTAAGTTTTTATGATGTAGCAGAAGGCGGAAATCTGCGTGAAATTTCTGAAGATGAGGTTTTATTAAAAAGAAAAGTTACACCAAGCCTTTTCCAACATGCTAAAAATGTATTGGAAAAGAAGGAGTATATTAAACCATCAAGTAATGGTAAATGGATGTTAACTGAAAAAGGAATTGAGGCAGGATATGAACTTGTTTTACAACAGCGTTTATATGAAATGTATTTAATGCATGAAATGGAATTTGCCCATTTAGAGTTGAAAACAAGGGACGATCTTAATTTAAATGCCATTTCAAAAGAAACGAAAGATCAGCTGCTTAAATTATTGCGTATCCATGATCGCGCACCATTACTAATACCGAAGTCAACGAGTCTCGGAGATAGGAGAGTGATGGTAAATGACTTATGA
- a CDS encoding metal ABC transporter solute-binding protein, Zn/Mn family, whose amino-acid sequence MKKWLAGVGTAILAVFLLSACGSDSEQTNGDVAEGNGTSSETINVTTTTGQVADIVKHVGGDKVEVTSLMGPGVDPHLYQASQGDIQKLNEADMIFYNGLHLEGKMGEIFEKMSEDKATVAVGDSIPEDLLLAADDSTAHDPHVWFDIKAWIHAVDAVEAELTKQSPDNEELFKENATNYKKELEDLDAYANEQIKTIPEESRVLVTAHDAFAYFGHAYGLEVMGLQGLSTDSEYGLKDVQALVDTLVERNIKAVFIESSISEKSISAVVEGAKKQGHEVVIGGELFSDAMGEEGTEEGTYLGMFKHNVDTIVSSLK is encoded by the coding sequence GTGAAAAAATGGTTGGCAGGTGTAGGAACAGCGATTCTAGCAGTATTTTTATTATCGGCATGTGGTAGTGATAGTGAACAGACAAATGGTGATGTAGCTGAAGGAAACGGAACTTCTAGTGAAACAATTAATGTTACAACAACTACAGGTCAAGTAGCAGATATCGTAAAACATGTGGGTGGAGATAAAGTGGAAGTTACTTCATTAATGGGACCAGGAGTCGACCCTCATCTTTATCAAGCTTCTCAAGGGGATATCCAGAAATTAAATGAAGCAGATATGATTTTTTACAATGGGCTTCATTTAGAGGGGAAAATGGGTGAAATTTTCGAAAAAATGTCAGAGGATAAGGCAACAGTCGCCGTTGGTGATTCTATTCCAGAAGATTTGTTATTAGCAGCAGATGATTCAACTGCACACGATCCTCACGTATGGTTTGATATCAAAGCATGGATTCATGCTGTTGATGCAGTTGAAGCAGAATTAACAAAGCAATCTCCTGATAATGAAGAATTATTTAAGGAAAATGCGACCAACTATAAAAAAGAATTAGAGGATTTAGATGCTTATGCAAATGAGCAAATTAAAACCATTCCAGAAGAAAGCCGTGTGCTAGTAACAGCTCATGATGCCTTTGCTTATTTTGGGCATGCATATGGATTGGAAGTAATGGGATTACAAGGATTAAGTACAGATTCTGAATATGGACTAAAAGATGTTCAAGCGTTGGTAGATACATTAGTAGAAAGAAACATTAAAGCTGTGTTTATTGAAAGTAGTATTTCAGAGAAGTCAATTAGTGCAGTAGTAGAAGGTGCAAAAAAACAAGGTCATGAAGTAGTAATCGGTGGTGAGCTTTTTTCTGACGCAATGGGTGAAGAAGGAACAGAAGAAGGCACATACCTTGGTATGTTCAAACACAATGTAGATACGATTGTATCTTCTTTAAAATAG
- the menD gene encoding 2-succinyl-5-enolpyruvyl-6-hydroxy-3-cyclohexene-1-carboxylic-acid synthase: MKTGDTLTRYVANFVDELARLGVAEVVISPGSRSTPLAILMAEHPDLTCYINIDERSAGFFALGMAKCNKRPVVLVCTSGTAAANYYPAIVEARYSRVPLIVITSDRPHELRDVGAPQAIDQIQMYGHYPKWFVDVALPEEQVGMFRYVRTIAGRAVSIASAHSAGVVHLNFPFREPLLPNLTLNDLWSTTEDRTTYLYTTLGEVLLSKEQMEMLAQLVNRFSKGIIVCGEQNDSDFITEVNKLSEKLKFPILADPLSQLRAGKHKKQGIIDGYDSILKDPELVNELKPEVIIRFGPMPVSKPLMLLLKNNPDIIQIIVDSSEEYRDPTLNASHLITCMPHYFCKEMVNLIQAKEFSDYYIKWLQSNQVFSERLDHELHKIDELFEGKVVSELQQLLPDGSRLFVGNSMPIRDVDTFFRNHDKEIEIIANRGANGIDGIVSTALGVSVDHKKPTFLLIGDLSFFHDLNGLLVAKMNQLNLTVILVNNDGGGIFSFLPQSKEEKHFETLYGTPTGLNFSKVVEMYEGKYVKIESWNEFRNYLTNEWNNSGLQVVELATDRMTRVKIHRELLDHVSQEIRKVLKQ, translated from the coding sequence ATGAAGACTGGTGATACACTAACCAGATACGTCGCCAACTTTGTTGATGAACTGGCTCGTTTAGGAGTTGCGGAGGTAGTTATTAGTCCAGGTTCTCGCTCAACTCCTCTGGCTATTTTAATGGCGGAACATCCAGATCTTACTTGTTACATTAATATTGATGAACGATCAGCAGGCTTTTTTGCGCTTGGAATGGCTAAGTGTAATAAAAGACCTGTTGTATTAGTTTGTACATCTGGTACTGCAGCAGCTAATTATTATCCAGCAATTGTTGAAGCGCGTTACTCAAGAGTTCCATTAATAGTCATAACTTCTGATAGACCTCATGAGTTAAGAGATGTTGGGGCACCACAGGCAATTGATCAAATTCAAATGTATGGTCATTATCCAAAATGGTTTGTTGACGTAGCCTTACCTGAAGAACAAGTAGGAATGTTTCGTTATGTTAGGACAATTGCAGGTAGAGCAGTGTCAATTGCTTCTGCACATTCTGCGGGAGTGGTTCATTTGAATTTTCCATTTAGAGAGCCTTTACTCCCCAATTTAACTCTTAATGACTTATGGAGTACAACAGAAGATCGAACAACCTATTTATATACTACACTAGGTGAAGTACTTTTATCGAAAGAACAAATGGAGATGTTGGCTCAACTTGTGAACAGGTTTTCTAAAGGAATTATTGTTTGTGGAGAACAAAATGATTCAGATTTTATTACAGAAGTGAATAAGCTTTCTGAAAAACTGAAATTCCCGATCCTTGCCGACCCTCTTTCTCAATTAAGAGCAGGTAAGCATAAAAAGCAGGGTATCATTGATGGATATGACTCGATATTAAAAGATCCTGAATTAGTTAATGAGCTTAAACCAGAAGTGATTATTCGGTTTGGCCCTATGCCTGTTTCCAAGCCTCTTATGCTTTTATTGAAAAATAATCCGGATATTATACAGATTATTGTCGATTCAAGTGAAGAGTATCGGGACCCAACTTTAAATGCTTCACATCTTATTACTTGTATGCCGCATTATTTCTGTAAAGAGATGGTGAACTTAATACAAGCTAAGGAATTCTCGGATTATTATATTAAATGGTTACAAAGTAATCAGGTCTTTTCAGAAAGACTTGATCATGAGTTGCATAAAATCGATGAGTTATTTGAAGGAAAAGTAGTTAGTGAACTTCAACAACTTCTACCTGATGGCAGCCGATTATTCGTTGGAAACAGCATGCCGATACGGGACGTTGATACGTTTTTTAGAAATCATGATAAAGAAATAGAAATCATTGCTAATAGAGGAGCCAACGGTATTGATGGAATTGTATCTACTGCATTAGGTGTTAGTGTCGATCATAAAAAGCCTACATTTTTATTAATAGGTGATTTATCGTTCTTTCATGATTTAAATGGTCTTTTAGTAGCGAAAATGAATCAACTTAATCTAACAGTCATTTTAGTTAATAATGATGGTGGCGGGATCTTTTCTTTTCTTCCTCAGTCAAAAGAAGAAAAGCATTTTGAAACACTTTATGGAACTCCAACTGGTTTAAATTTTTCGAAAGTGGTAGAAATGTATGAGGGGAAATATGTCAAGATTGAGAGCTGGAACGAATTCCGGAATTATCTTACAAATGAATGGAACAACAGCGGATTACAGGTTGTTGAACTTGCAACAGATCGAATGACACGTGTCAAGATTCATCGGGAATTGTTAGATCATGTTTCCCAGGAAATAAGAAAAGTGTTGAAACAATGA